One segment of Allorhodopirellula heiligendammensis DNA contains the following:
- a CDS encoding amidohydrolase family protein, producing the protein MIFSISRSRLLTVMAVWMACQIGVFADDVRSVAPTVGLRSNPPSSVLLRGATLMTGPEDYSDRSEQAADDDAHPRGNEGDVLIQAGAIVAVGPSITPPPGCQIIDCSGKTLSAGWINAWQEAESDHTTPAELSDDYWNANIVVNRRIRELSAVPDAGKLRSQGFTTTVLAPRGRILGGRPSVWSLNELEDGGAGPQRLAETNWMTAALSVPRPNDAGERYPNSPMGAVALLRQSLYDARWYGEATTAYQADTALPKPALSATLAALRNAMESSTFVFDGANERMALRAEKVAREFSLRAIIRGSGMEYRDADTIAATGRALILPVNFPSDPNVITPEDAREVELVDLLHWKFASSNPAEMVKRGVSVCLSADRLEDVGKFRSHLHEAIQNGLSHRDAIAALTTTPARLLGIDATHGRIAVGMSADLILSDGDLFAKDTDVLKVFVAGQEFEITAKPGDELASIVGSWQLKIPHSQQHTVKLVVTQKEGRVSADLIAQADSDKPVTIELKKIVQRSDQFAAQIDCGDGTSLIPTALQLPAGTHRVVVSAPGKSLGSVSPTNPFVVQFYPTSATARRFKTKWIDPAEETAKADGAEVEDSEDKDSQDKESKDKDSDQSNTETESAPEESDVENAADADAAEKSGEETESIEIVFPLGAYGRERPVPRPHRVLFRGAIVWTCEDRDDLKVPETPQDVLIEDGKIIAIEDHIQLKKGDDCVIIDATGKHLTPGLIDCHSHAATDGGINESGQAITSEVRIADFIDPTDITVYRQLAGGVTTANVLHGSANPIGGQNQVVKFRWGDSMDDFVFTGAPAGIKFALGENVKRSPSRYPNTRMGVEQLLRDQMLAAREYAVAHRRWQAGERGTLPPRVDLQLQAIAEIQAGKRWIHCHSYRQDEIVATLDVLDEFGIKIGSLQHILEGYKVADAMVKHGAMASSFADWWAYKFEVYDAIPYNGVLMHRAGVVVSYNSDDPELGRHLNTEAAKAVKYGGVRPTEALKFVTLNPAKQLRIEDRVGSIEVGKDADLVLWSGPPLSTTTRCEQTWIDGRPIFDLDSNARLRKRDQTWRNQLIQELLDGKPKQASSEKTADAPESVAEADRWLRYDEFCNSRGAQQSSIDQRNGDSK; encoded by the coding sequence ACCTCCGCCCGGCTGCCAGATCATCGATTGCTCGGGCAAGACGCTCTCAGCGGGCTGGATCAATGCTTGGCAGGAAGCTGAATCCGACCATACCACGCCTGCGGAACTTAGCGACGATTACTGGAACGCGAATATCGTCGTCAACCGCCGCATTCGCGAGTTGTCAGCGGTTCCGGATGCTGGGAAATTGCGGAGCCAGGGGTTCACCACCACGGTGTTAGCCCCCCGCGGGCGGATCCTGGGCGGACGACCCTCCGTGTGGTCGCTGAACGAGCTTGAGGACGGTGGGGCGGGACCGCAGCGTCTCGCCGAGACGAATTGGATGACGGCGGCGCTGAGTGTGCCGCGGCCCAACGATGCTGGTGAGCGCTATCCCAATTCGCCCATGGGAGCCGTGGCACTGCTGCGCCAATCACTCTATGACGCCCGCTGGTACGGCGAAGCCACCACGGCGTATCAAGCCGACACAGCACTGCCCAAACCCGCTCTGAGCGCCACCCTCGCCGCGCTCCGCAATGCGATGGAGTCATCAACATTTGTGTTTGATGGTGCAAACGAACGGATGGCATTGCGAGCTGAGAAGGTGGCGCGAGAATTCTCCTTGCGAGCAATCATTCGTGGCTCGGGAATGGAATATCGCGATGCCGATACCATTGCCGCCACAGGGCGAGCACTGATCTTGCCTGTTAACTTTCCGAGCGACCCCAACGTCATCACGCCCGAAGACGCGCGGGAAGTGGAACTCGTCGATCTGTTGCACTGGAAATTCGCGAGTTCCAATCCAGCCGAAATGGTCAAACGCGGCGTCAGCGTATGCTTGAGCGCCGATCGACTGGAGGATGTGGGCAAGTTCCGCTCCCACTTACATGAAGCGATTCAAAACGGCTTGTCACACCGAGACGCGATCGCAGCACTGACGACGACCCCGGCGAGACTATTGGGAATTGACGCCACGCACGGCCGCATCGCCGTTGGCATGAGCGCTGACTTGATCCTGTCCGATGGCGACCTGTTTGCCAAAGACACCGATGTGCTGAAGGTATTTGTAGCCGGTCAAGAGTTTGAGATCACCGCGAAACCAGGCGACGAATTGGCGTCGATCGTAGGCTCGTGGCAATTAAAGATTCCCCACAGTCAGCAACACACCGTCAAACTGGTCGTCACCCAAAAGGAAGGCCGCGTCTCGGCAGATTTGATTGCCCAAGCTGATTCTGATAAACCCGTCACGATCGAGCTCAAAAAGATCGTGCAGCGCAGCGATCAATTTGCCGCTCAAATCGACTGCGGCGATGGAACGTCGTTGATCCCCACTGCGCTGCAGTTGCCAGCGGGAACGCACCGCGTCGTGGTCAGCGCACCAGGCAAGTCACTCGGCAGCGTGTCGCCCACCAATCCCTTTGTCGTGCAATTCTACCCGACCTCTGCCACCGCCCGCCGTTTCAAAACCAAGTGGATCGATCCGGCAGAGGAAACAGCGAAGGCAGACGGCGCCGAGGTAGAGGATTCTGAAGACAAAGATTCCCAAGACAAAGAATCCAAGGACAAGGATTCCGATCAAAGCAACACCGAGACAGAGTCCGCTCCCGAGGAATCTGACGTTGAGAATGCCGCTGATGCGGACGCGGCGGAGAAATCGGGCGAGGAGACCGAGTCCATCGAAATCGTCTTCCCGCTCGGGGCCTACGGGCGCGAACGCCCCGTGCCACGCCCCCATCGCGTCTTGTTCCGCGGTGCGATCGTGTGGACATGTGAGGATCGCGATGACCTAAAGGTCCCTGAAACACCGCAAGATGTTTTAATTGAAGACGGAAAAATCATCGCAATCGAGGACCACATCCAGTTAAAGAAAGGGGATGATTGCGTCATCATTGATGCCACGGGCAAGCATCTCACGCCAGGGTTGATCGACTGCCATTCTCACGCGGCAACCGACGGCGGGATCAACGAATCCGGCCAAGCGATCACGTCCGAGGTACGCATTGCCGATTTCATTGACCCGACCGACATCACGGTTTATCGGCAACTCGCCGGTGGCGTCACCACCGCCAACGTTCTGCATGGATCGGCAAACCCCATTGGCGGCCAAAACCAAGTCGTCAAGTTTCGCTGGGGTGACTCGATGGACGATTTCGTCTTCACCGGAGCCCCCGCAGGGATCAAATTTGCCCTCGGTGAAAACGTCAAACGCTCGCCATCGCGATATCCCAACACGCGAATGGGCGTCGAGCAATTGCTGCGCGATCAAATGCTCGCGGCCCGCGAATATGCGGTCGCCCATCGTCGTTGGCAGGCCGGAGAGCGAGGCACGCTGCCGCCACGCGTGGACCTCCAACTCCAGGCGATCGCTGAAATCCAAGCTGGAAAACGTTGGATTCATTGTCACAGCTACCGACAAGATGAAATTGTCGCAACGCTCGATGTACTCGACGAATTCGGTATCAAAATCGGTTCGTTGCAACACATTTTGGAAGGTTACAAAGTTGCCGACGCCATGGTCAAACATGGAGCAATGGCATCATCATTTGCCGATTGGTGGGCGTATAAATTCGAGGTCTATGACGCTATCCCGTACAACGGCGTGTTGATGCACCGGGCGGGGGTCGTTGTCTCCTATAACAGCGACGATCCCGAATTGGGTCGGCACCTGAATACCGAAGCTGCCAAGGCGGTGAAGTACGGTGGCGTGAGACCCACCGAGGCGCTGAAGTTCGTGACACTCAATCCAGCGAAACAGCTACGCATCGAAGACCGGGTCGGCTCAATCGAGGTCGGTAAAGACGCAGACCTGGTCCTCTGGAGCGGACCACCGCTGTCAACAACCACTCGCTGCGAGCAGACTTGGATTGATGGTCGCCCCATCTTCGATCTCGATAGCAACGCTCGTTTACGCAAGCGCGATCAAACCTGGAGAAATCAGTTAATCCAGGAACTGCTCGATGGCAAACCCAAACAAGCGAGCTCTGAGAAGACAGCCGACGCACCAGAAAGCGTCGCCGAAGCGGATCGGTGGCTTCGATACGACGAGTTCTGTAACTCTCGCGGCGCCCAGCAATCCTCGATCGACCAACGCAACGGAGATTCAAAATGA
- a CDS encoding amidohydrolase family protein — MKFSRRRALLFPIACSLLGSAIADAHDIVPGRPQTRPILIENATLHIGDGSVQKNTSLLFDQGVITRIGRGFTQPQRAIVIDGQGKHVYPGLIDAFTDLGLREITAVDVTVDSSERGDENPNVRSWIAFNPDSELIPVARAGGVLIAHVVPGGRWIRGQSALMQLDGWGVKDMSIATPVGLCVDWETMVPRGRDAKENAKRYDEQITKIDDLLDQARRYRDLRNADPDTPTDVRLESWIPVVDGARPVFVHADRMATIDSAIQFFTAREIPMVICGGADAMHCLDAIKANDIPVILIGTYRLPRRRHDAYDALYELPSQLHRAGVQFAIAGEGSGYPGGASNVRNLPYHAGVAVAYGLDREHAIRSITGSAAEILGVAERVGTLKTEKDATLIVVDGDVLESETNVVDAYVQGRQVDLSSRHRQLFKKYEQK, encoded by the coding sequence ATGAAGTTTTCACGCCGCAGAGCACTCTTATTCCCCATTGCTTGCTCGCTGCTAGGCAGCGCCATCGCGGACGCTCACGACATCGTGCCAGGGCGGCCGCAAACACGTCCCATCCTGATCGAGAACGCGACCCTCCACATCGGTGACGGATCCGTTCAAAAGAATACCTCGCTGCTATTTGATCAGGGTGTGATCACACGCATCGGACGCGGTTTTACTCAACCACAGCGGGCGATTGTCATCGATGGTCAGGGCAAGCATGTTTACCCAGGCTTAATCGACGCATTCACGGATCTGGGCCTGCGTGAGATAACGGCCGTTGATGTGACGGTGGATAGCAGCGAACGTGGCGACGAGAATCCGAACGTGCGTTCCTGGATCGCATTCAACCCCGATAGCGAGTTGATTCCGGTGGCGCGGGCCGGTGGCGTACTGATTGCCCATGTCGTCCCCGGGGGTCGCTGGATCCGCGGCCAGTCGGCGCTCATGCAACTCGATGGATGGGGTGTCAAAGACATGTCGATCGCAACACCGGTCGGCCTCTGTGTCGACTGGGAAACAATGGTCCCGCGCGGTCGTGATGCCAAAGAGAATGCGAAAAGGTACGATGAACAGATAACGAAGATCGACGACCTGCTCGATCAGGCTCGCCGTTACCGCGACCTGCGAAACGCCGATCCAGACACGCCGACGGACGTGCGGTTGGAAAGCTGGATCCCGGTCGTCGACGGTGCCCGTCCCGTCTTTGTGCACGCCGATCGGATGGCAACCATCGATTCCGCGATCCAGTTTTTTACCGCTCGCGAAATTCCCATGGTTATTTGCGGAGGCGCCGATGCCATGCACTGCCTCGACGCCATCAAGGCGAACGATATCCCCGTCATCTTGATCGGCACCTACCGTCTGCCGCGACGGCGACACGACGCGTACGACGCGCTCTATGAACTGCCGTCCCAGCTACACCGAGCTGGCGTGCAGTTCGCCATCGCCGGTGAGGGCTCAGGTTATCCCGGTGGGGCGTCCAACGTTCGCAACTTGCCCTACCACGCCGGGGTGGCGGTCGCTTATGGGCTCGATCGCGAACATGCCATCCGCAGCATCACGGGATCGGCCGCCGAAATCCTGGGCGTCGCCGAGCGAGTCGGCACATTGAAGACCGAAAAAGACGCTACGCTGATTGTCGTTGACGGAGACGTGTTGGAATCCGAAACCAATGTCGTCGACGCCTACGTGCAAGGCCGGCAGGTGGACCTGAGCAGCCGTCATCGTCAGCTATTCAAAAAGTACGAGCAGAAGTAA
- a CDS encoding BON domain-containing protein — MTALTPVAPLNCTDHTEEQKALINAARRSRMVRGENDSAVVSVLARSAVSELRRIEVTESDQSIYLSGRVRSFYHKQLAQEAIRPVAAGRQVFNRVDVCESV, encoded by the coding sequence ATGACTGCTCTTACACCGGTAGCTCCTCTCAACTGCACAGATCACACGGAGGAGCAGAAAGCTCTCATCAACGCTGCCCGACGATCGCGGATGGTGCGTGGCGAAAACGATAGTGCGGTAGTTTCGGTCCTCGCCCGCAGCGCGGTGTCGGAATTACGACGCATTGAGGTTACCGAAAGCGATCAATCGATCTACCTGAGCGGTCGAGTCCGCAGTTTTTACCACAAACAGCTAGCCCAAGAGGCGATTCGTCCTGTCGCGGCCGGCCGTCAAGTATTCAACCGCGTCGACGTTTGTGAAAGCGTCTAA
- a CDS encoding DUF1559 family PulG-like putative transporter, protein MKNNRPGFTLVELLVVITIIGILMGLLIPAVNAAREAARRNQCATQMKNLALAAIQHENAKGELPGYLQNYGTYTGTGTPADPADPTAAAPAAHAKLGTWVVALMPFLDAQPTYEIWTEDRYPILSGGGGELAPTNEQRGAGVGFHQRSAPNLAIMQCPSNPNSDGEFARNSYVSNNGMFALPTSTGSAASPGTLVSFAQSMERANGAFNNKFNGPVSASVPAAVGSKVRLDDMKDGQGYTMLFSENVQALPWNRPGFANASELSAPTVAYPPEARYTQGMLWFYEDPQPSSMGAALWSHGVPGAVNPKHKINGRGTAANESIFVESMTNLSPGTNVWDLARPSSAHVDGVNIGMADGGTRSITNSIDYRVYQALMTPRGKSSDVPWQEYVMDEDAI, encoded by the coding sequence ATGAAAAACAACCGTCCCGGATTCACGCTCGTTGAACTGTTGGTGGTCATCACGATCATCGGCATTCTGATGGGCCTGCTCATCCCCGCCGTCAACGCCGCGCGAGAAGCCGCCCGACGGAATCAATGTGCCACGCAGATGAAGAACCTGGCTTTGGCCGCGATTCAACACGAAAATGCGAAGGGCGAACTTCCCGGTTATCTGCAAAATTATGGTACTTACACCGGTACTGGGACCCCTGCAGACCCTGCAGACCCAACTGCAGCTGCTCCGGCTGCCCATGCTAAATTGGGTACTTGGGTTGTAGCCCTGATGCCATTCCTTGATGCGCAACCGACCTATGAGATCTGGACTGAAGATCGTTATCCGATTCTTTCCGGTGGCGGAGGAGAGCTTGCTCCAACGAACGAGCAGCGAGGCGCGGGTGTTGGCTTTCATCAACGCTCGGCACCCAATCTAGCGATCATGCAGTGTCCCAGTAACCCGAATAGTGATGGTGAATTTGCAAGGAACAGCTATGTAAGCAACAACGGGATGTTTGCATTGCCTACTTCCACTGGCAGTGCGGCCTCGCCGGGCACTCTCGTGTCCTTCGCTCAGTCAATGGAGCGCGCTAATGGCGCCTTCAACAACAAATTCAATGGTCCTGTTTCCGCGTCTGTCCCGGCGGCTGTTGGTTCTAAGGTACGACTCGACGACATGAAGGACGGCCAAGGTTACACGATGCTGTTCAGCGAGAACGTGCAAGCGTTGCCGTGGAACCGTCCTGGTTTCGCGAACGCGTCAGAGTTGAGTGCTCCTACGGTTGCATATCCTCCTGAAGCTCGTTACACGCAAGGAATGCTTTGGTTCTACGAGGACCCGCAGCCTAGTTCGATGGGAGCGGCTCTATGGAGCCATGGTGTTCCAGGGGCGGTGAATCCAAAGCACAAGATTAATGGTCGGGGCACAGCTGCTAATGAATCTATTTTCGTAGAGTCGATGACGAATCTAAGCCCTGGCACAAATGTATGGGATTTAGCGCGTCCATCATCGGCTCACGTCGATGGCGTTAACATCGGTATGGCCGACGGTGGAACTCGTTCGATCACTAATTCGATCGATTATCGGGTGTACCAAGCCTTGATGACACCGCGTGGGAAATCCAGCGATGTGCCATGGCAAGAATACGTAATGGATGAAGACGCGATCTAG
- a CDS encoding sigma 54-interacting transcriptional regulator, whose amino-acid sequence MTSKTNHSAAVSSTMDAYLVLHRGTRWTDVYRLAGSEDVFLGRSSQNQIVLRSGRASRRHARISCEPAGWCVEDLASRNGVFVNDVPINGQSPTPLEEGDRLQVAGFEMRFTYDLARWAGPSTAVGEHAGADAGLDEGATEDAMLLGDEFASEIESPWLDIVSQSPAQTLESRKNPPNPSEHTDSANLSLLQMAFAMGRLDSDEGDFEPASTLLLQTLASQLPAAEIALYLFDEARELPLPRHVHQRPGHRYRRPPENLVRQILAPGAAALLARNILGDRHLATADTRGEIDVESLVLAPLHVPAQQPATDPSQLRPAGGLVHVTTGAGDASLQERDLALIVTACEIFCEACRSQHQRHQLEQTLHQSKQTISRLRTQLAGRVEILGRSDAIADVQVKIAQVARTDAAVLLRGESGSGKELVASAIHFASRRAEGPMVCLNCAALSKDLLESELFGHEKGAFTGATDSKKGKFEAASGGTLMLDEIGEMNLELQAKLLRVLEGHPFERVGGQTAVRVDVRVIAATHRDLQAMVSSGDFRQDLFYRLHVIEIVVPPLRSRGRDIVLLAEHFVSSFVQSMGRGPMSISPAARQKLLGYSWPGNVRELRNVLERAVVMAPLDIRGPHEIGPDELLMAPAMQGNVVAPPRADTEGTPPGISLAELERQHIEQVLQSTGGNKSKASGILGIERSTLDRKLKRYAEN is encoded by the coding sequence GTGACAAGCAAGACCAACCATTCTGCCGCAGTTTCCTCAACAATGGATGCCTACTTGGTGCTCCATCGCGGTACTCGCTGGACCGACGTCTACCGATTGGCTGGTTCGGAGGATGTGTTTCTGGGGCGATCCTCGCAAAATCAGATTGTGCTCCGCAGCGGCCGAGCGAGTCGCCGGCACGCTCGAATCTCCTGCGAGCCCGCTGGCTGGTGTGTTGAAGACCTTGCGAGCCGAAACGGCGTTTTTGTAAACGACGTGCCGATAAATGGGCAATCGCCTACACCGTTGGAAGAGGGCGATCGGCTGCAAGTGGCGGGATTCGAGATGCGGTTCACGTACGACTTGGCCCGATGGGCGGGGCCGTCCACCGCAGTTGGCGAGCACGCCGGGGCGGACGCAGGCCTCGACGAGGGGGCCACCGAAGACGCGATGTTGCTCGGCGACGAATTTGCGTCAGAAATTGAGTCCCCGTGGCTGGATATTGTCTCGCAGTCGCCCGCACAAACGCTGGAATCGAGAAAGAATCCGCCGAATCCGAGTGAGCACACGGACTCGGCCAACCTCTCGCTGCTCCAAATGGCGTTCGCGATGGGCAGACTCGATAGCGATGAGGGGGATTTTGAGCCCGCCAGCACGCTGTTGCTGCAGACGCTCGCCAGCCAGTTGCCGGCTGCCGAGATCGCACTGTACTTATTCGATGAGGCCCGTGAGCTGCCCCTGCCGCGCCACGTTCATCAACGACCTGGGCACCGCTATCGTCGCCCGCCAGAAAACCTCGTACGCCAGATACTGGCCCCCGGAGCGGCGGCGCTGCTGGCGCGGAACATTTTGGGTGACCGCCATTTGGCCACCGCGGATACACGGGGCGAGATTGATGTGGAATCGCTGGTGTTGGCCCCCCTGCATGTGCCCGCGCAGCAACCGGCGACCGACCCCTCCCAACTTCGCCCCGCAGGCGGTCTCGTTCATGTCACCACCGGTGCCGGCGACGCCTCGTTGCAGGAACGCGATCTCGCCTTGATCGTGACTGCGTGCGAAATTTTTTGCGAAGCCTGTCGGTCGCAACATCAGCGACACCAACTCGAGCAAACCCTCCACCAGTCCAAGCAAACGATCAGTCGCCTGCGCACCCAGCTCGCTGGACGTGTTGAGATTCTCGGTCGCAGCGATGCGATTGCCGATGTGCAGGTCAAAATCGCCCAAGTCGCTCGTACGGATGCCGCCGTGCTACTGCGGGGAGAGTCCGGATCGGGCAAAGAACTCGTCGCCTCGGCGATCCACTTTGCCAGTCGTCGGGCGGAGGGGCCGATGGTCTGCCTGAACTGCGCCGCCCTGTCGAAGGATCTGCTCGAAAGCGAATTGTTCGGTCACGAGAAAGGGGCGTTCACCGGGGCCACGGACTCTAAAAAGGGGAAGTTTGAAGCCGCATCCGGTGGCACATTGATGTTGGACGAGATCGGGGAGATGAACCTGGAACTGCAGGCGAAGCTACTTCGCGTCCTCGAAGGGCATCCCTTCGAACGTGTCGGTGGGCAGACGGCGGTCCGTGTCGACGTCCGTGTGATCGCCGCAACCCACCGAGATCTGCAGGCCATGGTCAGCAGCGGGGATTTTCGGCAGGACCTGTTCTATCGCTTGCATGTCATCGAAATCGTGGTCCCCCCGCTGCGCAGTCGCGGCCGGGATATCGTGCTGCTGGCGGAGCACTTTGTGAGCTCATTCGTGCAGTCGATGGGGCGGGGGCCGATGAGTATATCGCCTGCTGCGAGGCAGAAACTGTTGGGGTATTCCTGGCCAGGAAATGTTCGCGAGTTACGCAATGTGCTCGAGCGAGCGGTCGTGATGGCACCGCTCGATATACGCGGTCCCCACGAGATTGGACCCGATGAACTGCTGATGGCGCCGGCGATGCAGGGGAATGTCGTCGCTCCGCCGCGAGCGGACACCGAGGGAACGCCGCCGGGAATCTCGCTCGCCGAGCTCGAACGCCAGCACATCGAACAAGTCTTGCAGAGTACTGGCGGAAACAAAAGCAAAGCGTCTGGGATTCTGGGGATCGAGCGCAGTACGCTCGATCGAAAACTCAAACGCTACGCAGAAAACTAG
- a CDS encoding DUF1598 domain-containing protein, whose protein sequence is MRSLIQRPFARSHRDGTPFARPFANLGVLALLVGLVFTVTAVPTAYAGLGFGNRQAVGGVMIDPEGNVRAATEAEQKEMAEKVRAAINQPGGELGEATESRVISLARLQDALKEMHETGRELDDETAFLAGLQRVEYVVVDKENHDILLVGPAEPWEVRADGSVVGTKSGGSVLRLDDLVTAFRSVEEARRDGGILCSIEPTAEGRQRLQGFLKNIVLRPGQNPAFLEAGMRQAFGPQMIKLAGVPTQSRFARTLVAADFEMKRIAMALTPSPVKGLPSYLDIARNKRQSATQSPRWWMACNYDAIARDPAGQVWKISGQGVKTLTEEDIVAADGTVVSDGRQDPLAVKWANAMTEKYDSLSKEMPIFRDLRNAMDFAVVATLITQEQLDRSSGIDLGVLRGSDSLIELPSFDLPRSLSPQCSFIHGMAGWTVTASGGVNINAFGVVENQVERPELQSLVSVQQDNGSDRWWWNGN, encoded by the coding sequence ATGCGTTCTCTCATTCAACGCCCGTTCGCCCGTTCGCACCGGGACGGAACCCCGTTTGCCCGCCCGTTTGCGAACCTGGGCGTATTGGCCCTTCTCGTCGGCCTTGTCTTCACTGTTACTGCGGTGCCCACAGCATATGCTGGCCTTGGTTTCGGAAACCGGCAAGCCGTCGGGGGCGTGATGATCGACCCCGAAGGCAACGTGCGAGCGGCCACCGAGGCTGAACAGAAGGAGATGGCCGAGAAGGTGCGAGCGGCGATCAACCAACCCGGTGGCGAGTTGGGCGAAGCGACCGAGAGCCGAGTCATTTCGCTGGCGCGGTTGCAGGATGCCTTGAAAGAAATGCACGAAACCGGCCGCGAACTGGACGATGAGACCGCGTTTTTGGCTGGACTGCAGCGGGTCGAATACGTCGTCGTCGACAAGGAAAACCATGACATTCTGTTGGTCGGCCCCGCCGAACCTTGGGAGGTGCGTGCAGACGGCTCCGTCGTCGGCACCAAATCGGGTGGCTCGGTATTGCGTTTGGACGACCTCGTCACCGCATTCCGAAGCGTGGAAGAAGCGCGGCGTGACGGAGGCATTCTGTGCTCGATCGAACCTACCGCCGAAGGTCGCCAACGGCTGCAGGGTTTCCTGAAAAACATCGTCCTGCGTCCAGGGCAAAACCCCGCGTTCTTAGAAGCGGGGATGCGACAAGCGTTCGGTCCGCAAATGATCAAATTGGCAGGCGTTCCCACCCAGAGCCGGTTTGCCCGCACCCTCGTCGCTGCGGATTTCGAAATGAAACGGATCGCCATGGCGTTGACTCCCTCGCCCGTCAAGGGATTGCCCAGCTACCTCGATATCGCACGAAACAAGCGGCAGTCGGCCACGCAGAGCCCGCGCTGGTGGATGGCCTGTAACTACGACGCCATCGCCCGTGATCCCGCCGGCCAGGTCTGGAAGATCAGTGGTCAAGGCGTCAAGACGCTGACCGAAGAGGACATTGTCGCCGCCGATGGCACCGTCGTGTCCGACGGCCGTCAGGACCCCCTGGCCGTGAAATGGGCAAATGCGATGACCGAGAAATATGACTCACTGTCGAAGGAAATGCCGATTTTTCGCGACCTTCGCAACGCCATGGATTTCGCCGTCGTGGCCACACTGATTACCCAGGAACAACTCGATCGTAGCAGCGGTATCGACCTGGGCGTCCTGCGTGGGAGTGACTCCTTGATCGAACTGCCTAGTTTCGACTTGCCCCGCTCACTCAGCCCCCAGTGCAGCTTCATCCACGGAATGGCGGGCTGGACCGTGACAGCATCCGGTGGCGTGAATATCAACGCATTCGGTGTGGTCGAAAATCAAGTAGAACGCCCCGAATTGCAATCACTTGTCAGTGTCCAACAGGACAACGGTTCGGATCGCTGGTGGTGGAACGGCAACTAG
- a CDS encoding SDR family oxidoreductase: MNFASLHDAHCLVTGGAGFIGSHLVGKLLDAGARVRVVDNLSTGYAANLQSFQQGGHADRLEFINADVSEPSIATTAVDGIDHIFHLAAMASVPRSMREPALCHQWCTTSTVELLAAAAKAGTQRFVLSSTSAAYGDSLFVSKRESDPPSPLSPYAASKLAAESFCAAFNREFDIETVVLRYFNVFGPRQDPQSEYSAVIPRFVSMILSGERPVIYGDGHQSRDFVYVGDVADANLLAATQPDVAGNTFNIARGERTTLLELLQTLRELLGRDIQPIHEPARAGDVRDSLADIIQARTKLGFDPAVTIAEGLRQSIEYYREICAS, from the coding sequence ATGAATTTCGCTTCGCTGCACGATGCCCATTGTCTTGTCACCGGGGGCGCGGGGTTCATCGGATCCCATTTGGTCGGCAAGCTCCTCGATGCCGGAGCGCGGGTTCGCGTCGTCGACAATCTCTCGACAGGCTATGCGGCGAATCTGCAGAGCTTCCAGCAGGGTGGACACGCCGATCGGTTGGAATTCATCAACGCTGATGTGTCCGAGCCCTCCATCGCCACCACCGCAGTAGATGGAATTGATCATATTTTTCATCTCGCCGCGATGGCGAGCGTCCCACGGAGCATGCGGGAACCGGCACTGTGTCATCAGTGGTGCACGACGAGTACCGTCGAACTACTGGCCGCTGCGGCGAAGGCGGGTACACAGCGATTTGTATTGTCGTCGACCAGCGCGGCCTACGGAGACTCCCTGTTCGTTTCCAAGCGGGAGAGCGATCCACCGTCGCCCCTATCCCCCTACGCAGCCTCCAAACTCGCCGCGGAAAGCTTCTGTGCAGCGTTCAATCGCGAGTTCGATATCGAAACCGTGGTGCTGCGGTACTTCAACGTGTTCGGACCACGCCAGGATCCGCAGAGTGAGTACAGCGCTGTCATTCCCCGATTCGTCTCGATGATCCTCTCAGGGGAACGCCCTGTGATTTATGGAGACGGGCACCAATCTCGCGATTTTGTGTACGTCGGCGACGTCGCCGATGCCAATCTACTCGCCGCGACCCAACCTGACGTCGCTGGCAATACTTTTAATATCGCCCGTGGTGAACGAACCACTCTGCTCGAGTTACTGCAGACGCTGCGGGAACTGCTCGGCCGGGACATCCAACCTATCCACGAGCCCGCTCGGGCAGGAGACGTTCGCGACTCGCTAGCTGACATCATCCAAGCCCGCACAAAATTGGGCTTCGATCCTGCAGTGACCATCGCGGAGGGATTGCGGCAAAGTATCGAGTATTACCGTGAGATCTGCGCCAGCTGA